CCTTAGAAGGGGACTGTGGAACTTCTTGCACAGTTTCCCAAATGTTTTCTAGcccactctcttccttcttcccctgaaACCAGCCTGTTATTCTACAAGTATTtgttaatcacttactatgtaccaggagcCTTGCTAAGCCCAAGGACACAAAGAAGTCCTCGGATTCATGGAAtgcatattctaatgaggaaggcaAAGTATAACTTAAggatttaccatgtgccaggaattatACCAATGGGGCAGATGACATTTAAATAACTAGGAACAAATGAGAGAGGCATTTGTTAAGAGTCTACTAtatgtctggcactgtgctacatgcactttacaaatatcttattttatcttcatagcaactctgcgaggtaggtgctattatgatctccatttttcagttgaggcacaggcagatagaggttaagtgacttacccagggtcacacagatagtaagcatctgaggtcagatttgaactcaggtcttcctgactccaggaccaatgctctatccaccatgctgcCTGGGTacataaataaatagtaaatagtaaaatagtaaatagtaaaaatagtaaaaagtaaatagaaggtaatccAACTCAGAGAGAGTCCCTGTACAAGACAGGTCTTTTGAGGAACTAAGTCTGTAGGCCAAATCCAACTCATCCATTGCCAAGCCATATTCTAGGCAATAAGCATCCTTCATGCACTTGTTTTTTTCTGTGTGGATAGCCAGGCCAATCTTAAGTGAGTTACTATAGCTCTTACTGAGGAAACCCTGTAGTGTCCAAGGTCTTGATGCAATCAGCTtgatgttgttcatcctttgtttttgaagaggaccaatgacatcacagggtgatgccttgactggtacatgaattggatttaagtgaggcagagctgaaaAAGTCATCAGCCAAGTCCAGTGGATggacaaaagtcagaatgactggagatggcctgggatgcagtggatgatcttggtgtcAATCTCATCTCTGAcgcttattacctatgtgatttTGGGCCAGTCAGTCTGATCTTCTACTTCCccacctataaaaatgaggaagttggacttgatgacctctgaagctctttccagctctaacttttgTGAATTCATTTGTCAAATGCTAAGTACGTTGAAATGGTCTTGTTCACCTTTGAAGTTTGGTTggtaatatgtttattttttaaagcaattatttaaaagataataattataatataaaatattttaccaTACCACCCAAGTCACATAGAGACCACATGAGACATTACCTGGCCCATTGACTCTGTTGATCTGGGGATGAAGCAGAACCGCATTCTACTGCATAGACCTACTCTGTGCTGGCTAAATATTGACCCAGGAGGTCTGCCAGCCCAAGGCAATGGGAAGGAGAACGAGGGTGGAGTTTCTAATTTGGAAGGATGGAAATGGCAGAGAAACTTAGAATGGGAAAcagctgctggagccccccagGACTAAAGATCTTCAAGCTATTTCCAGCTACCCCTCCTTTCCCGTTGTGAAAGGAGCATTTCCCCATTGCCAATGCTTTGATCTTCCTCGCCAGCAAGgatgtaagaaaacatcttttcaccaagaaagtaaccttctatagtcttattcttttacccttgtttgctcattttcctagccaattatttgacttttgagctctttgttaggtggagggtgtactgtcccaagtttcagggattttacacagctgttttcagagatatctctagggacctgtaaattctcagttcctccaaagtggtatgatcaaaagagaggtgtttactcctctcctggcccgTGCTCTGGTCTGTaggtgaccacaagcactcttttctgtcctggaactatgaggagggttCCTTCTCCACAGCCATCACCAGCTCCACCACGCCAGTGcttctcctcactccaggactgccacccaggactgcaacccagatcagtGGCTTGGTTCTCTCACTGTCtgtaggccaagagctccagaagcagtcaCTACTATGGCAGTGgctgctgccaccctggggctggggctgtggccagaccatgctcctctcttaCCCAGGTGAGGgaactttcccactgacctttgaagctgactttggcatttgtgggttgagaagtttggaaaccactgcagctgccagtaattcagtgccctgaggcctgctccagtcctgTCTATGCTGGCGGCCCATGTTGGGCTGTCCTCTGCTCCAAGCATGGTGAAATAGACTCTTCCTGTCAGCCTTCTAGATTattttgggctggaaatctgtttccctgtaccattttgtggcttctgttcctctagaatttgtttagagtcatttttacaggtatcttAAAGGGTTTGAAgagggggagagctcaagtagGTCCCtgcctctactccaccatcttggctggtgtcccaattttcaaaagagaaaagaggacagtCTATAAACTatagtgagcttgacttcaatttctgGAAAAATTCTAAAATGGACCATTATAGAGATGGTTGGCAAACatataataaaaaagtatttattaagcacttactaggtgtgatGCACTGGGCTAAGCCccggagacacaaagaaaagtaaaaataaaaaatacctcCCAACCCCTGCttcaagaagcatacattctaatgggagagataatacaTAAACTAAAGTTAACATACAGTATATGCAAGGTATGGATGGGATTTCCCTACAATATGTGATTTTCTACTCCTAGTCTAAGTAATCTCTTCATCCTCAAATTTCTTACAACATCAATCTTCCTACTtcctccaaattatttttattttgtatatatttatttttactgatcTGTTTTACATGCCATTTTCATCCAGTAGAATCTAAGATCCTTGCAGGAAACGACTGCTTCATTTCTGATGAAGTATTGTCACAGAGACCCCATCCCCCATTTCAGGCATGCTCAGTCAGCATTCCAGGCAAATATTGGAAGCTTGGGGTGGGCTTGCTTCTAGGCATTCGTGATGGAGGGATGTTTACCCCTGCTTTAGAGAATGTGCAATATTCCCTGCCTAGGTTCAAAAATAACAAATGGAGATTTAGTTAGTCTTCTGTTCAAGAGTGACTGAGGGTCTGATAATCTGAATTAATGAAGAATCTTCTGGTTGACTCCAGAAGGGCTAGAGATGCAAAAGAAGTTGAACCAGAACTGAACATGATTACAAAAAGTTTGAGTGAATGAGTTTGATGTAGCTCTTCCCTCTAGGTTGTTGGCTGAGGAAGACTTCAATGCATTGCCAGATTGGGGAGGGACAGTGGCAAGCTATATTCTCCCACCCAGCCACCAGGTGTCCATAATCTCTTGgtatatttctgtctttttttgtctctgtgttaattctttcctgatctccagaGAATAGATATTCAGGGGAAGAACTGACTAGGATATGACCTTGTGAGGTCAGGATCCTTCAGTAGTCAGAGTCGGTGGCAGAGGCCACCAACACTGCCAGTAGCAGCAGCCAAGTCTGGTGGTGGGCCCAGTAAGTTGTTGAGTGACCTGCTTGACTGATTTAACAGTCAATCTTCCCATCAGCTGAGACAGTCTTTCAGCAAGAAGCCAGTCCAACTGAGCAAATGAGTGATTCATCTATCTTTTTATggcagaaaataattttttaaaaaattatttagtattttctttttccccagttacatgtaaaaacaattttaacatttgtttcagttccaaattctctcccttccctcctccccgccatgagaaagcaagcaattcaatgtaggttatgcatgtgtgGTCCTGTAAAACgtttccacattagtaatgttatgaaagaaagcatagaccagaaaaaagaaacttcaagaaaaataaagacagtaaaAAAGTCACTTTTCGTTTCTGTCTTATTAGTCATTCTGATAGAtctaaggtggtacctcagaattgttttaatttgcctttctccaatgaTTCATCGATCCAGTGAAATTGGTGGGGATtctgaagaaacagaaaaggactGCCAGGGCCAAGAGTCATGAAGAAGCCTTGGCCCTTAGTGTTCTCTGTATATGAGTTTAACTCCATTTGAGTTTTAAGCTTGAGCTCACTCTCCCCAGGGACTTTGGCTATATAAGGAGAGAATGGGTTCTGTCCTTGTTTCTGTTAACATCCCTTTAGAAAAACTCATTGATGTCAAATGGTTGATTGCCCATATGAGGGAGACCTCTGAATGGGGCCTCCTGAGTGATAGCATTAGAAGCAACCATTCCTCAGTTACCTCTAAAATCCTAGGAGGAGGAGTTATCAGTTGCCCTCTTGGGACCCACCTTGCTGGTGCAAAGGGGGTTGGGAGAGTGATCTTAGACAGGGAGGGGGTGCTTCCCTGTCTTTCTATGTCtgttgcctagcacagtgacagGCACATACCAAGCACTGAATACCTGCTGAACCAAACAGAATTTGTGGCTCAGCAAAGACTCTCATCACATTCTTTCTTGGATTACTTACTGCCAAGCTTTTGCCCCctcttagactataaactccatgagggaagGACAGTGTTTCAGTCATCTTTGtatctttccctgtctctgtccaCAGCTGGTGCTCAATAGGAGAAGGGACaaggatggagagggaagaaaggaataagcatttctataatacctactatgtgccaggcactgtaccaagtgttttacaaataataaaagtTCGTTGCATTGAAATGAAAGTTCTCCAACTCTTCTATTCCAGCACTTACCTAgtctcacttttgcttctgtccCTTTGGATCATAGAACCTTTGGCTTTGAGCTAGAAAAGATTTTTGAAATGATCTGGTGCAGCCCCCTTAACTTAGAGATGTAGAAAGTAAATCTCAGAGAGGAGCAGGTACTTTCCCAAAATCACATGGGTAGCAAGAAGCACCAATTTGCTTATGTTTCTCTACCTTCCCTTTTCATCCACGACTACAAATGTGTTCAGGGATTAGCTAAAATCCCACACCCCCCATGAAGATGTCCCTACATGTTCTAGGCCATTAGATTTTGGTCCTTCTCTCATGAACTATCATGGCCACAGGCCATGTATGCTAAAAAAGCACCTGgttctctttcattttgttttgtatgcgtgtgtgtgtgtgtgtgtgtgtgtgtgtgtgtgtgtgtgtgtgtgtgagaaagagagagagagagagagagagaagggggaaagagagattgAATGAGAGATTGAAAGATGTATTGAAATggagagattgagagacagaaagacagagaaagagagagacagagacaaacacatTGAGTTTCAATATGAGGTCATGGTTCAGGTTAGGACCATTTGTCTAGaggtttgtttttcccctctctgccccctcccctgtGGTGTACTCATTTATAGCAAACACTCACTGAAAGTGCAATGAAAAATAGCTTGTTTTCATGTAGAGTTGGAACCCATTATAAAAGTACCTACATCAAATAAACAAGTGTAGAGGTACCAGGCCCGATTTACCAAGGATGCTGTGgagcaggaaaggaggaagcataGAGGTGAGAAATTCCTCCTGTGTGAGGGGGACAGCCAATTCTCTCCAGGTAGGTCAGTCCTTAGGTGGATCCATGAGCCAGGCAAGGGTCTGCTTGCTCATGATTATATTCAGTTCAAGACAGCACcatccttcccttgccttccacTGTGGGCATCCAGCCCTGAGGCTCCAATACTCCAGGAATTCTGTGTGTTGAGCTCTTCCAGTCCCTCTTTCCAGGtggaaaaaattacatttccCATCAGCCCCTGGCTGATAAGGGGCTATCTGTGTACCGTTTCTAGTTGTTTCCCTCAGGTaagtgttctttccctttctgttGTGGGCAAGGATTACTTCATGGTCTTCACTAGAGTTTCCTACAAGATTGGCACAGGGGAAGGCATGTAGTAAGGACTCCATAAATACTTTATGAATGACTCCTTCCATGTAACTGTGTACCATCATTGGGTAATTATGATAACTCAGATAAATGTGGCATTTTAAGGActgtaaattattttccttacaaTTACCCTGTGAGGGTAATTTGTCAAGGGCAAAAATTatcatccccaatttatagatgaggaggagTTCTGTGAGTTTAAGCTTAAGTGTCTGAGAAGAGATTCCAATTCTAAGACTTCTCCATCCATGAGGATGATGAGGACTAAGATGAAGTTGGGTTTGTTCTCATTACTTCTTGAAGGTAGGTGATACTATAGGGCTGTTGTAGGTCACAGGTCAGGgtccctttgatttgtcaatgtgtcaGTCAACCTTTaccccttcccatatttacttaaaggggtgatagttaagggaaaaattcagatgagaaagagagtaagggaattttaaagatgtagaaacaaaaatttggacaaaagaagagggggaaattgtaagaaacaGGGgcaggagttttgtttccacagagctgAAGGTGTCCCTGTCCCCCTCCCACACtgcagctttagcagaaaccaggcctccgGTCAGTCGGgggaaaggtcagaggcttgtacacatgataaaacgagccatttgaggagggcatgacataggcactcagggggttgtatctggccaatgaatagcctggcaggagattcaaggtgagggtctataaAAGACTGgtatccatctgagtcctttgtactttctcctgtactctgttcaggggaggtaccaaTTTATTCAGGGTGACTAAATGTATATTGTAATTgaaatgttcctggcttcccaataaGTCTTGTTTATTcttagacaatgtaagtatgtttctaacaggaggaagaagggatgggGAAACCAGGCTGCCCAGAGATGGGCAAACTGACCTAGATCAAAAGTGATGGGGGGTTAAAGACTGCTGATCAGCAGTGGGATCCGAATCATAAGAGGTGGCTGTACTTGCAGCCTGAGAGAGATAGGGAAACTCagtctcaaaaagaaaaatcaaaggaaagaatagtCCATTCCAAGGCTCTCTATTCACCAGGCTACTCTGTTCCTCACTACTACCTTGATGAATGCTGCCTTTATGTCCTTATTCCTGAGGCTGTAGACCACAGGGTTGAGCAGGGCAGTGAACACATTGTAGAAAAGTGAGATCTGCTTGTCTCTCTCTGGGGTGTAGCTGGAGTTGGGCCTCATATAGATGTAAATGGCAGGTGCATAGAACAGAGTGACCACAGTTAGGTGGGAAGCACAAGTAGAGAAGGCCTTACAGCGGCTTTGGGTGGACTTGATCTTGAGGATGGCCATGGTGATTCGGATGTAGGAGGCCAGGATTAGTGATAGAGGGGTTAATGCCATGAAGATACTCAAGACAAAATCTACCACCTCAATAAGGTGTGTGTTCATACAGGCCAGGCTCCGGATTGAGGGACCCTCACAGAAGTAGTGGTTGACCATATTAGGACCACAGAAGGGGAGCTTCATGGTAAAAAAGGTGTGGACTAGGGAGAAGAAGAAACCACAAGCCCAGGTCCCGACCACCAACCTCACACACAGGTCCCAGTTGAGGATGAGCATGTAACGCAGTGGGAAGCAGATGGCTACATAACGGTCATAGGCCATGACTGCAAAGAAGATGCACTCAGTGAGACTCAGGGCACCAAATACATACATCTGCAGCCAGCAACCTTCAAAGGAGATGAGCTTAGAAATGGAAAGCAGGTGTACCAACATCTGAGGAATTGTGGTAGTGATGTAGCCCATGTCCAGTAGGGAGAGGATGCTGAGGAAAAAGTACATAGGAGTGTGGAGGTGAGAATCCAGGCAGATCAGAATGATGATGAGTCCATTGCCCAGGATTGAGCAGaggtagagaaggagaaagataatgaaaaggATCCTATTTGAGGTGGGGTCACTGGTGAAGCCAAGTAGGATGAATTCGGTAACAGAACTGTGGTTTGATGCTGGGAACATTGAGACAGTAGGGCccttggaagggaaaaggaagatggTAGAATGAAGAGACCTCAGCATTGGATAAGGGCAGAGGGACCTGGGGCTATCTGAGTTCCTCAGTTGAAAACCACAtatttccccaattgagaaatggtcaaaggatatgaacaggcagttttcagagaaagaaattaaagctatctataggcatatgaaaaaatgctctggatcactactgattagagaaatgcaaatcaaaacagctcttagataccacatctatcctgtcagattggctaaaataacaaaacaggaaaatgataaagctggaaaggatgtgggaaaattggaacattgttgcattgctggtggaggtgtgagctgatccagccattttggagagcagtctggaactatgcccaaagggctatagatatgttcataccctttgacccagcaataccacttctggggttgtatcccaaagaaatcacactaagcgggaaaaggacccatatgtacaaggatatttatagcagctctttttgtggtagccaagaattggaaatcaaagggatgcccatcaattggggaatggctgaacaagctgtggtatatgaaggtgatggaatactattgtgccataagaaatggggatgctgcacacttcgtaacaacctggaaaaacctacacgacataatgttgagtgagcagagcagagcctggagagcgttgtgcacagccacagatatatggattctgtgaggaccaaccctgacatactgcgctcttctcagcaactccaaggggacaaggacaactccaggggactcacgatggagaatgctatcttcatccagagaaagaactgtgaagtttaaatacagatcgaggtgcactacatgctcgccttttttgcttctcttttgtttttgtttttgggttgtttgtttttttttttttggttctgtttcttctttctcatgattcattccattggtcataattcttctccacaacttgactggtgcataaattaattcaatgcaaagttatacatgatagttatatgagattccatgccatcttggggaggaagggggtagggaggggagaaaatctggaactcaaaactatgtagaaccagggtggtaaactaaaaataaataaataaaattaaattaaaaataaaaatttaaaaaaaaagaaaaccacatattgaaAAGTCCTTCCCTGAGAGGTTGGGGACAATCTCAgcatcatggaattttagagtttCAGGAATCTTTAAAGATGATCTGGCCCAACccctcatttcacacatgaggccATCAAGGGCCAAAGAAGGAagatgacttgctcaagattacaTGTTAAGTCAGGAGAAAAGGCAGGACAAAGATTGAGGTCTTCTGTTTACTTGTTTCATAGCACCTCACTATGTCCAATTTTTGCGTCCCCTGATTCctacagaatttcagaggaaaAGGCCTCAGAAAGCATTTTCTACTGCTCACCTGACCAAGAGTCTCTTCTAGAGTATCCACAACAAGAGGAATCCGGCTTTTGCTGAAAAATTGCTACTGGTATCTCTTTCCCTTTTAAGTTAGCTCTAAGTTAGAGCAAACTTTTCCATGAGCTAAATTGAAATCTACTCCATAACTTGCACCTACTGCCTTGAGTTCCTCCCTCTGAGGCCAGGCAAAACAAACACTTCATTGTCCTGGAAATTATTCCCACATTAATGCATTCTAAGATCACATTATCTTTTTTATCTGCCATATCCCATTTTTAATTCATAACAACCCTTCAAGTCCACTAAGACCTCCAGATCTTTTCCCACATAAACTCTCCCTTgccatgttttctctttcctatacAAACTTTTAGTATCACATGGGAATAGGGTTGTTATGATGTTCAGGAGGTGGGGAGGTCATGTTGTTTGTTTCCCTGACCAATGCACCATCTCAAATTTCATGAACAAACAAAATTcctaaaaacaacttttttggcggggagggagggagtctcCATGTATCTCTTGAAGGATTCCAGGAGATTCCTGCCAAGTTTGGGAGAATCTTAGGATGAGAAGATACAGATTTCAAAGAGATGATCTAATCCACATTTCCCCCTCATTAtgtcaatgaagaaactgaggcacagggaagttaagtaatttcctaaaggtcacataggtagtaactaGTCAAACTAAAATGTGAATCCACTTCTATTTCTATCTCATGAGACTCTTCATATCAAAGCTACCCCCTTTAAGACTGATTAAAACGGAGAATAAGAAGACCACAGCAATTCACCAAAAATCTTATTAGGGCAGAGAAGGTTTTCACTCTGCACAGGTAGAGGGAGCCACTCGCTGGATATGATCACACAgctctcttctgaatttttaataatgataaaaagtaTTTCCTAATAAACTTATATCTAAGAAGTATGAAAATTAGTTTaatgtttaaatgtttaaatatgtGGATCAGTTGAGGGAATTAAGGATGTTCAGGGGGCAAAGGACAAGATTCAGATGGTCCCAGAGAGTTGTCTGAGTATTCTTAGAAGGGTGGTCACATGGACTAAGAGCTAAACTTGTTCCCTTTGTCCCCAGATTTTAGCAATAGATGGAAGATGGAAAGGGGAAATTTAAGCCTAAGTTCAGGAAAGGACTTCCTATATAAAAGTGAAATGGTCTATCTCTCGGGGTAATGGGTTCCAGACCATTGGAAGCCTTCATACTGAGATTGCATGATCACTTGTCAGGTACAGAGGATTGCAGATTCCTTCTCAAGTAAGGTTTGAACCAGATGGTTGCTAACATCTTGTCTAgtcctgaaattctatgattcttggaGAATAGAATTTGCAAACTTGGGAAGACGTGAAAGAGGGCATTCTAGACAGTGGAAACAGCAAAAGCAAAGGTTCAGAGGTTGTCAATGCAACTGAGTTTGTCAGGGATGGTACACTTCCAGTTTCACTAAAGTAGATAGTTCCTATAGTAAGATCATGAAAAACTGGATTGCACCTAAGAGTCAGGAATGCCAGGATGAAGGGTTTAGGCTTTTTTCTTTACCCCTGAAGGTTTCTGATTAGATGAGTGATATGCTCAGAACTGTGTATTTGTTGAACTCTTTAGTCAGCATTTCTAGGGCAAATTGCACATGGGAGGGGCTGAAGGCAGAGAGAACAGTGAGGAGGCTATTGGTGAGCCCAGGGATGAGAAGATGAGGGCCTGAAGTAGAGTATTTGGCTGTGTGGGTGAAGGGGACAGGATAGACCCTAGACATGTTTTAGAGGTAGAATCAGCAGGATTCTGACTAGGTAGataaggcagaaaaagaaaagtcaacaaaaatgttgagtgctttacatacattacccaATTGGACATTGTGTGGCATCTTGAGCCTAGGCGCCTGAGAACAAGATAGTAGTGTCAATCACAGAAACAGGAAAGTCCAAAAGAGAAGCTCATTGGTGGGTtacagaaaaggggagaggaggagttctgttttggacatactgagccTAAGTAATTGTCAGAACATCTCTCCAGGTGGAGAGGTGCAGCAGGAATCTGGAGATACTGAGAAAGGCAATCAGGGCTCTTGATAGAGATTTGAGAGTCAAAATCTTAGTCATATTTGCCTAGGAAAAGATGAAGTCAGAGAAGCAGAGAGTGCCTAGAGAAAACAGGACAGAGGCTAGGACCTTAGAGAATGCCCATCTTTAGGGAAAAgccagaggaggaagaaatatcAGGGTCAGGGAAAGCATGATCAGAGAGGCAGGAGAAGAAcaaggaaatgaagagaagaaatgatgaagaaccttgaactagatgaccttgatTTTTCTGCTTGAAGTAGATGGCAAAGCCATTTGCTGACTCCAGAATAATAGACAAGCACCCAGGGCCCTTTGGAGGATAGagatgggtctttgtttcagAGACAGACAACTATCTGCATGACTTTCTGCAATAGCATTTGGCAAGGAAGGCACTAAGAAAGCCATTAATGCAGTTTCCCTAGTAACAAATCCATCAAGCCTCTCATCCCTACACAAAAGTCCCTTATTTCTCCTATGCCCAGGATCTGATTGGTCAACATCCTTCATATCCAGTCATAGATCCATCAACTTCTCCACTCTCATTCTCCTTAACAAATGCGTCAATAATCACCTCCTCAGCCAGAgatcccattttctcctccatgcCCAGGTACAGATACACTGACACCCCAGGCACAGATCCATCAAATCTTCTTCGCTCAGTTACATGCCCATTGCTTCCCCTATGCCCTGACACAAATCCATAAAATTCCCCATTCCAACTCCCTAAGCCATCAACTTCCCTGAAGTCTGTGTGAGAGACAGGAGGAATCATGTGCCAGGGGGCTAAGCCACCTCTACAACCTGAAATATCACATCTCCTCATAAACCAATAGAAGGGAGCCAGGACCCTTCTCCTAAGAGCCCCAGGAATAGCTTCATCCCTCACCACTCCACACCCTCAGACCATCAACCCTATTTCCAACAAAGCTCCTACAGCTATCCTTCAGGGGAGCAGTCCCTGGAAGGAACTTCCTCTGAAAGTGCTACAACCCCCACTTCTTCAGCAAGTACAGCCTCTGGAGACCCATAAGAGAAACATCTTGTCATCCAAGTCCTTAGCACTGCTAAATGGTTCAATATCACAAATTGACAGAGTTTGATCACTGGGAATGACACCAAAGAAAATGCATTGCCATCTCCTGGAACCTTCCAATGCTATATGTGTTATGTCCCACCATTAAAATATGAGTATTCTGAGAACATGAATTGacatacttttctatttgtatacctgtgcttggcacaaagtatgtatttaataaattctttgtcATTGTttaatttgtctagccattcaCTTATGGTTAGACATAAATCCATACAACTTCTTATCGCTTATCCCAGAACATCAACTTCCCCATCCTCACTCACAGGCCCATCAACTGCCCCCATACCCGGTAACTGATCCATCCTCAGTCATGGGTAGACCAACTCCCCGACCCTCAATTACAGAGTTATAAATTCTTCTTCATCTCATCCCCGGTCACATTCTTTTATCCTCAATCACAAACAGATGGTAACAGAAGACAGCAACTTGGAAGTTTCCAGATTTAGGGAAAAACTAGAGAAGAAAGAGCTATCAGGGTCAGAGAAAGtgtggtcagagaggtaggagaagcagtagcaaatgaagagaaggaataaTGAACAAGCTCATGGTATCCCATCTTAGATCCTCTAGGTACAAAGAATGAGAACATTATTTAAAATCCTAGTTTGCAGCctggtgaccttaggcaagccactttagctctctcagcctcagtttccctatctgaaaaGAGAGGATAACCTCTGAGCATTTAAATCTCTGACCTTCCAGCACAGTGATGTACAGATAGAGAAAGTGGGAAGGTAAAGGAGATGAGGATAAGTATGGGGCAGAGGGTCTAAGGCAAGGGTTCAGGCGaaggttctttcttttttgtgtactGGACCCCTATACAAGTCAGGTGGATGCtttctcaaaatcatgttttcaaaggtataaaataagatacaca
This Trichosurus vulpecula isolate mTriVul1 chromosome 2, mTriVul1.pri, whole genome shotgun sequence DNA region includes the following protein-coding sequences:
- the LOC118839524 gene encoding olfactory receptor 2A12-like; amino-acid sequence: MFPASNHSSVTEFILLGFTSDPTSNRILFIIFLLLYLCSILGNGLIIILICLDSHLHTPMYFFLSILSLLDMGYITTTIPQMLVHLLSISKLISFEGCWLQMYVFGALSLTECIFFAVMAYDRYVAICFPLRYMLILNWDLCVRLVVGTWACGFFFSLVHTFFTMKLPFCGPNMVNHYFCEGPSIRSLACMNTHLIEVVDFVLSIFMALTPLSLILASYIRITMAILKIKSTQSRCKAFSTCASHLTVVTLFYAPAIYIYMRPNSSYTPERDKQISLFYNVFTALLNPVVYSLRNKDIKAAFIKVVVRNRVAW